Below is a genomic region from Lonsdalea populi.
GCCTTCAGCTGTTCCAAATCCTGATGAGAAAGAACGCCGTAGTCCGCATCGGTGTCGACCGCGAACATCACATCGCCGTTCTTCGCCACATAGGCGTGACCACGGTCGATCAGCTGCACCACCAGCTCGATGATTTCACCGATATGCCGGGTAGCGCGCGGCTCCACGTCCGGCGGCAGGATATTCAGCGCGCTGAAATCGTCATGCATTTCGGCAATCATGCGGTCGGTCAGTTGTTCGATGGTTTCACCGTTTTTAGCCGCACGCTGAATGATTTTGTCATCAATGTCCGTGATGTTGCGGACGTACTTCACCTCGTAGCCGAGATAACGCAGGTAACGTGATACGACGTCGAACGCCACGAAAGTCCGCCCGTGACCGATGTGACACAGGTCGTAAACGGTTATCCCGCACACATACATCCCGACTTTGTCAGCGTGAATGGGTTTGAATTCCTCTTTTTGACGACTCAGGGTATTAAAAATCTTTAGCATTGGGACATTCCATGGTGTTCGCAGGATATGAGCATCACTGTTTTGCGGTACGCGTATAAAAAGTAAGGGTAGTCGAGGTTTCCGACCCAGGCTGCGTATTGAACCCCGAACCCTGACCTATTGCAAGATAGGTACCCTTAAGCGGCGGAAGTTATTTCATCCCGCGAAAAAGATTTTTGTTTGAAAAAACAATAGCCAACCGGTCGATGGGGCGACGGCAACGGGAAAATGCCCTTTTAGAAACCAAGGGTTAAACAAGGTATTGCAAGGTAACGCACCGCTTTTCTCAATGATCCCCCCCACTCACGAGCAACCTCGCGTTACCGCCAACGGGGATTCGACGCCAGCGCGTAGCGCCCGCTTCCCAGCAGCAAAATGGCGAAACCGGCAAAAAAGTAGACCGCCATACTCTCAATTCCCCATGCGCCGGTCTTGTCCAGCGTAAGAGCCGCGTTCATGTCCGTCAGCAGATAAGCGGCCAACATCGTGAGCGTGAAAATCAGCGCCGACGGACGGGTCAGTATCCCCAGTATCATCAATACCGGCGCGATGACCTCCCCGACGTAGACACCGTAGCCGACGATACCGGGCAACCCGTGCGCCGCCACCATCGACTGGATGCCGCCAATACCGCCAATCAGTTTATGAATGCCGTGGAGCAGCATCATGGCGCCGAACGACACGCGCAGCACTAGCTTGCCGAAATCCGGCCTGTCGAAGAGTGAATTGAACCCGTTGAGCATCATGCGCCTCACTTGTTGTTGCCTGATTAAGAAGAATCATTATCACTCAATCCGGGGCATTTTACCGATCGCCGCGTCACGTTTGAAAAATCGTTTCTTCCCCTGCTGCGACGAAGAATGAATGGCCCCGTTTTCCGGTTCCGGATCGTTCCGCCAGGCAGCGGCAAAAGCGCGTGTAACGCCGCTGGCTGATGGCCCCCGCCGCCCCGCTATGCGTCCGCGCGAGGCGGCCTTTGCTGACTCAGGCATTCACTTATGTTATAAGAGCGCTCTTGGTGGCTCACCGCCTCTGTAAACCTCTTCTTTAATTCTCTGTACTATGGCTAAGTAGGATTCATTATCATGATTACGTTTCATACCAACCATGGCGATATCGTCATCAACACCTTCGCGGACAAAGCGCCGGCTACCGTTGAAAACTTTCTGAAATACTGCCGTAACGGCTTCTATGACAACACCCTTTTTCACCGCGTGATTAATGGCTTTATGATTCAGGGCGGCGGCTTTGCTCCGGGTATGGAACAGAAAATCACCGAAGCGCCGATCAAAAACGAAGCCAACAACGGCCTGAAAAATACCCGCGGCACGCTGGCGATGGCTCGGACCAACGATCCGCACTCCGCCACCGCCCAGTTCTTCATCAACGTGGTGGACAACGACTTCCTGAACTTCCGCTCCGAACGCGCCGACGGCTGGGGTTACTGCGTCTTCGCCGAAGTCGTGGAAGGTTTGGACGTGGTTGACAAAATCAAAGCGGTGGCCACCGGCCGCAGCGGGATGCATCAGGATGTGCCGAAGGAAGACGTCGTGGTGACCAGCGTCACGGTCAGCGAGTAATTTTCTCTGCATGGCGACGCTGTTTATTGGCGATCTGCATCTGAGCGAACAGGAACCGGCTATCACCGCCGGTTTTCTGCGTTTTTTACGCGAAGAAGCGGCTCAGGCCGACGCGCTGTACATCCTGGGCGACCTGTTCGACGCCTGGATTGGCGATGACGATCCGCAGCCGCTGCACCACACCGTCGCCGCCGCGCTGTACGAGCTGCATCAACGGGGCGTGCCCTGCTACTTCGTCCACGGCAACCGGGATTTCCTGATCGGCAAGCGCTTCGCTCGTCAGAGCGGTATGACGCTGCTGCCGGAAGAAAACCGAATTGCGCTGTATGGCCGCGCGTATCTGGTGCTGCACGGCGACACGCTCTGCACCGACGACG
It encodes:
- the lpxH gene encoding UDP-2,3-diacylglucosamine diphosphatase, encoding MATLFIGDLHLSEQEPAITAGFLRFLREEAAQADALYILGDLFDAWIGDDDPQPLHHTVAAALYELHQRGVPCYFVHGNRDFLIGKRFARQSGMTLLPEENRIALYGRAYLVLHGDTLCTDDAAYQRFRRRVHNPLIQRLFLWLPLKLRLRIAARMRSASQQANQIKSLEIMDVNPQQVIDRLRHFQVKAMIHGHTHRPALHTLTVDGETAQRAVLGAWHEDGSVIKVTPDGISLRAFPF
- the ppiB gene encoding peptidylprolyl isomerase B: MITFHTNHGDIVINTFADKAPATVENFLKYCRNGFYDNTLFHRVINGFMIQGGGFAPGMEQKITEAPIKNEANNGLKNTRGTLAMARTNDPHSATAQFFINVVDNDFLNFRSERADGWGYCVFAEVVEGLDVVDKIKAVATGRSGMHQDVPKEDVVVTSVTVSE
- a CDS encoding DoxX family protein translates to MLNGFNSLFDRPDFGKLVLRVSFGAMMLLHGIHKLIGGIGGIQSMVAAHGLPGIVGYGVYVGEVIAPVLMILGILTRPSALIFTLTMLAAYLLTDMNAALTLDKTGAWGIESMAVYFFAGFAILLLGSGRYALASNPRWR